One Geoalkalibacter sp. DNA window includes the following coding sequences:
- a CDS encoding lipid A-modifier LpxR family protein, translating into MPAPQDGFGGAHYLPFDVMVFRHSRSVDTELFIGMVSYGVSVRRGRFALGLVATSLTKTFENERENPEFGTVSLS; encoded by the coding sequence TTGCCGGCACCTCAGGATGGTTTTGGCGGCGCCCACTATCTGCCGTTTGACGTCATGGTGTTCAGGCACAGCCGGTCGGTCGATACGGAGCTTTTCATCGGCATGGTCTCATACGGCGTTTCCGTGCGCCGCGGCCGTTTCGCACTTGGCCTTGTTGCGACCTCCTTAACAAAAACGTTCGAAAATGAGCGAGAGAACCCTGAGTTCGGGACGGTGAGCCTGTCGTGA
- the pyk gene encoding pyruvate kinase: MKLPEHKTKIVCTIGPASESQEVMEKMLEAGMNIARLNFSHGDFAAHKKVIDHLRAAARRTGRPLTLMADLPGPKMRIGKLRDEPIELAPGDTFALTTDEIVGSRERMSVSFKRLPQAVRPGDALYLNDGIIQVEALSVTGTDVVCRVVVGGELRSRKGLNLPGIDLGIDAFTERDHECLRFAAQEGIDAVSQSFVETGDDIRAVREAAEALDYHPFIIAKIERSNALGHIDDILDAADGIMIARGDLGVEVPIEKIALLQKSLTRQANRRAKPVITATQMLESMTGSRRPTRAESTDVANAILDGTDCVMLSAESVMGKYPVDAVKMLARIAAVVEPHRNPDTTKGLFEGIDLKGRLEPADLITVSVAASTRYSSPAAVFVPTHGGGTARSLSHFRLPVWIAAVSSQPRTCRNLAFSYGVYPVYAPVHPEDWNGFMRRWLEEHEVEGEMVILTEGPSKKHPEVRNRMEIIDLSKG, translated from the coding sequence ATGAAACTACCTGAGCACAAAACCAAGATCGTCTGCACAATAGGCCCGGCCTCTGAGTCACAGGAGGTCATGGAGAAGATGCTGGAGGCGGGAATGAACATCGCCCGGCTGAACTTCTCGCATGGCGATTTCGCAGCCCACAAGAAGGTGATCGACCACCTGCGCGCCGCTGCCCGGCGGACCGGGCGGCCGCTGACGCTCATGGCCGATCTCCCTGGCCCGAAGATGCGCATCGGCAAACTGAGAGATGAGCCGATCGAACTCGCTCCGGGTGATACCTTCGCCCTAACCACCGACGAGATCGTGGGAAGCCGGGAACGGATGTCGGTTTCCTTCAAGCGGCTGCCGCAGGCGGTCAGGCCCGGCGACGCGCTCTACCTCAACGACGGCATCATCCAGGTCGAGGCGCTCAGCGTCACCGGCACAGACGTCGTCTGTCGGGTGGTGGTCGGCGGCGAGTTGCGCTCGCGCAAAGGGCTCAATCTCCCCGGCATCGACCTCGGCATCGACGCCTTCACGGAACGGGATCACGAGTGCCTGCGGTTCGCCGCCCAGGAGGGGATCGACGCCGTCAGCCAGTCGTTCGTCGAGACTGGCGACGACATCCGGGCGGTTCGCGAGGCGGCGGAAGCGCTCGATTATCATCCCTTCATCATTGCCAAAATCGAACGCTCCAACGCACTCGGGCACATCGACGATATCCTCGACGCCGCCGACGGCATCATGATCGCCCGCGGCGATCTGGGGGTAGAGGTGCCGATCGAGAAGATCGCCCTCCTCCAGAAGAGCCTCACGCGCCAAGCGAACCGGCGCGCCAAGCCTGTCATCACCGCCACCCAGATGCTTGAGTCTATGACCGGAAGCCGGCGGCCGACCCGCGCCGAATCCACGGATGTCGCCAACGCCATCCTCGATGGCACCGACTGCGTCATGCTTTCAGCCGAGTCGGTGATGGGGAAATATCCCGTCGATGCGGTGAAGATGCTGGCCCGGATCGCCGCCGTCGTCGAGCCGCACAGGAATCCGGACACCACCAAGGGGCTGTTCGAGGGGATCGATCTCAAGGGACGGCTCGAACCGGCCGACCTCATCACCGTGTCGGTGGCGGCGAGCACCCGCTACTCATCCCCCGCCGCAGTTTTCGTGCCGACCCACGGCGGCGGCACGGCCCGCAGCCTCTCCCACTTCCGGCTGCCGGTCTGGATCGCAGCGGTGAGCTCGCAACCGCGGACGTGCCGGAATCTCGCCTTCTCCTACGGAGTGTACCCAGTGTACGCGCCGGTCCACCCAGAGGATTGGAACGGCTTCATGCGGCGCTGGCTGGAGGAGCATGAGGTTGAGGGAGAAATGGTTATCCTGACGGAAGGGCCTTCGAAAAAGCATCCGGAGGTGCGCAACCGGATGGAGATCATCGATCTCAGCAAAGGCTGA
- a CDS encoding ATP-dependent 6-phosphofructokinase produces MIDLELDFTIERLGACRFPSPMRGGRFTDDRERILYHSRFEEIRAYIDAGGEPPALEVAGPRERIFFDPGRTACGIVTCGGLCPGINDVIRAITLSLYHHYGIGQVYGFRYGYEGLVRSHGHTPLRLTPEAVDNIGEMGGTILGSSRGPQQPVEMVDYLQEHEIGILFTIGGDGTLKGAGALAAEARRRGYPLSVIGIPKTIDNDISFIERTFGFETAVAEAQRAIYAAHVEAAGARNGIGLVKLMGRDSGFIAAYASLVDSQVGFCLIPEAPFSLAGFLGALEKRLEERGHAVIVVAEGAGQELLAATAERDMSGNIRYGDIGTFLRDAIQNHFVRSARGITLKYIDPSYIIRSRPANTHDSALCLLLGHNAVHAGMSGRTNMVVGTWHHQITHVPIALATRARQKIDPQGWVWSSVLASTGQPREMV; encoded by the coding sequence TGGAACTGGACTTCACCATCGAAAGGCTCGGCGCGTGCCGCTTCCCCTCGCCGATGCGAGGGGGGCGGTTCACCGACGACCGCGAGCGGATCCTGTATCATTCACGCTTCGAGGAGATCCGGGCTTATATCGACGCGGGAGGAGAGCCGCCGGCGCTGGAGGTGGCCGGGCCGCGGGAGCGGATCTTCTTCGACCCGGGGCGGACCGCCTGCGGCATCGTCACCTGCGGCGGCCTTTGCCCGGGGATCAACGACGTCATTCGCGCCATCACCCTGAGCCTTTACCACCACTACGGCATCGGCCAGGTCTACGGCTTCCGTTACGGCTACGAAGGACTAGTGAGGAGCCACGGTCACACTCCCCTGCGGCTGACGCCCGAAGCAGTGGACAATATCGGCGAGATGGGAGGAACGATCCTGGGATCCTCCCGGGGGCCGCAGCAGCCGGTCGAAATGGTTGATTATCTGCAAGAGCATGAAATCGGCATCCTCTTCACCATCGGGGGTGACGGAACCCTCAAAGGGGCCGGCGCTTTGGCGGCGGAGGCCCGCCGGCGCGGCTACCCCTTAAGCGTCATCGGCATCCCCAAGACGATCGACAACGACATCTCCTTCATCGAGCGCACCTTCGGCTTCGAAACAGCCGTGGCGGAGGCGCAACGGGCCATCTACGCCGCCCACGTCGAAGCGGCCGGCGCTCGCAACGGCATCGGCCTGGTCAAGCTGATGGGGCGCGATTCGGGGTTCATCGCCGCCTACGCCTCCTTGGTCGACAGCCAGGTCGGTTTCTGCCTGATTCCGGAGGCCCCTTTCTCCCTAGCCGGTTTCCTTGGGGCACTGGAGAAGCGCCTCGAGGAGCGCGGCCACGCCGTCATCGTCGTGGCGGAGGGGGCGGGACAGGAACTGCTGGCGGCGACGGCGGAGCGCGACATGTCAGGGAACATCCGCTACGGGGATATCGGCACCTTCCTGCGCGACGCTATCCAAAACCATTTCGTCCGGAGCGCAAGGGGGATCACCCTGAAATACATCGATCCGAGCTACATCATCCGCAGCCGGCCGGCGAACACTCACGACTCAGCCCTCTGCCTGCTGCTCGGGCACAATGCCGTGCACGCCGGGATGTCGGGAAGGACCAACATGGTGGTCGGTACCTGGCACCACCAAATCACCCATGTGCCGATCGCCCTCGCCACCCGCGCCCGGCAGAAAATCGACCCGCAGGGGTGGGTCTGGAGCAGCGTGCTCGCCTCCACGGGCCAGCCGAGGGAGATGGTGTAG
- a CDS encoding sensor domain-containing diguanylate cyclase, translating to MSKEKILAQVLQSGSLPTLSAVASRLIALTSREDTTISEIAALIAHDVSLSAKVLKVVNSSFYSFPHEVGTIQQAVTILGINAVRSLVLSFSFLGMEHIKKNSDFDYRRFWQESLATAVASRMIFNQLTSRIDPEEVFTAGLLHHIGMLVLAQAYPDQYSLVLKQAQDSPRELDELEELHLGVSHAYIGGMITKHWNFPDNLCLPIMHHHGPEVYEGRDPERRQVIQTVYLAGLVSQILHARQPVVFADRFRREAAGTLGLDSQTIDRILETLSDEVSKAAGLFGLDIEDAPSIPEILHRANIELSLINMSYEQMNRELVAAKLALEKLNAELQEKNLYLESIANLDGLTGVFNHRYFQEACERELNRALRGGNPLSLLLADLDHFKRINDLHGHLAGDTVLKEVCRLWRETLRGYDILARYGGEEFAVLLPQTGQDQALVVAEKMRAAVREHLFQNAAKPLHLTCSFGLTTLENVADRNLKKIKDVLFQQADDALYAAKRKGRDRVEIYAAKEAKWYQRLKLPGIS from the coding sequence TTCCAGGTTGATCGCCCTCACCAGCAGGGAGGACACCACCATCAGCGAAATCGCCGCTCTGATCGCCCATGATGTGTCCCTTTCCGCCAAGGTGCTCAAGGTGGTGAACTCGTCCTTCTACAGTTTTCCCCACGAAGTCGGAACGATCCAGCAGGCGGTCACTATCCTCGGCATCAACGCCGTGCGCAGCCTGGTGCTGTCCTTTTCCTTTCTGGGAATGGAGCACATCAAGAAAAACAGCGACTTCGACTATCGGCGTTTCTGGCAGGAATCCCTCGCCACGGCCGTCGCGTCGCGCATGATCTTCAATCAGCTGACATCCAGGATCGACCCGGAGGAAGTCTTTACCGCCGGTCTTCTTCATCACATCGGCATGCTGGTGCTCGCCCAGGCCTACCCTGATCAATACAGTCTCGTGCTCAAGCAGGCGCAGGACAGCCCCAGGGAATTGGACGAACTCGAAGAGTTGCATCTGGGTGTCTCCCATGCCTACATCGGCGGCATGATCACCAAGCATTGGAACTTTCCCGACAACCTCTGTCTGCCGATCATGCATCATCATGGTCCCGAGGTTTACGAAGGCAGGGATCCCGAGCGGCGCCAGGTCATTCAAACCGTTTACCTCGCCGGCCTGGTCTCGCAGATTCTCCACGCGCGGCAACCCGTTGTTTTTGCCGACAGATTTCGCCGGGAAGCCGCCGGCACCCTAGGTCTCGACAGCCAGACCATCGACCGGATTCTGGAAACTCTCAGCGATGAAGTGAGCAAGGCCGCAGGCCTTTTCGGACTGGATATCGAGGATGCGCCCTCCATCCCCGAAATTCTGCATCGCGCCAACATCGAGCTCAGCCTGATCAACATGTCCTATGAGCAGATGAATCGCGAACTGGTGGCGGCCAAACTCGCCCTGGAAAAGCTCAACGCCGAGCTTCAGGAAAAAAACCTGTATCTGGAGAGCATCGCCAACCTCGACGGATTGACGGGCGTCTTTAATCATCGCTACTTTCAGGAGGCGTGCGAGCGCGAGCTCAACCGTGCCCTGCGCGGCGGCAATCCGCTGAGTCTACTTCTCGCCGACCTGGATCATTTCAAGAGAATCAACGATCTGCATGGCCATCTCGCAGGCGATACGGTGCTCAAGGAGGTGTGTCGCCTCTGGCGGGAAACCCTGCGGGGTTATGACATTCTTGCGCGCTACGGGGGTGAGGAGTTTGCCGTGCTGCTGCCGCAAACAGGGCAGGATCAGGCGCTGGTGGTCGCGGAAAAGATGCGCGCGGCGGTGCGGGAACATCTTTTCCAGAACGCCGCCAAACCTCTGCACCTGACCTGCAGTTTCGGCCTGACCACCCTGGAAAATGTTGCCGACAGAAATCTGAAGAAAATCAAAGACGTGCTGTTCCAGCAGGCGGATGACGCGCTTTACGCCGCCAAACGCAAGGGGCGTGACCGCGTGGAAATTTACGCGGCCAAGGAAGCCAAATGGTATCAGCGCTTGAAGCTTCCCGGCATCTCCTGA